AACCGATCAGTGATCTCCCGGTTCGCGTCGCTGCACCTCGCTCCGACCCGGACCGCGGCGCTCAACCTCCTCAACGAGAAGGTGCCGGCACAGCGAATCGTGATCACCGGGAACACGGTCGTAGACTCACTTCGGTACCTGATCGAATCGGGGAAGGCTGTTCCTCCCGCCTGGGTGGCCGACGTTTCGCATCGGCGACTCGTCGTCATGACCCTGCACCGTCGGGAGAACTGGGGTGACGGCGTGCGCCGGATCTGCGGAGCGGTCCGCCAGATCGTCGAACGGGACAGCGACACGGAGGTAGCAGTCGTCACGCATCCGAATCCGGAGGTCCGGTCGACGCTGACCGGGATGCTGTCCGGTGTTCGACGGGTCCGGCTCGTCGATCCGTTGTCCTACCCGTCCATGGTCGGTCTGCTCGCGCGGGCCGATCTGGTGATCACGGACTCGGGCGGGATCCAGGAGGAAGCGGCGACCCTCGGGCTGCGGATGCTCGTCACGAGAGATGTGACCGAGCGGGCGGAGGTTCTGCACGACGGGCTCGGCGAGTTGGTCGGCACCGACCCGCAGCTGATCGTGGCGCGGGCGCTTCACGCCCTGGCCCAACCGAACCGGGTGCCGCTGGACCGAGCGCCGGCCCACCCTGCGTTGGGTGATGGTCGGGCGGCGGCGCGGGCGGCCGAGGCGATCGGCCACCTGTTGTTCCCAGACACCGGCAAACGGCTGGTCAACCACGAGCCGATGTCGACATCGATGGCGATGTCGACCTGAGCGGACAGCGAAGGTCGACCCGCCCCAGCGGATCTTCTCCGGCAGCCGTGGTGGCGGCTGCCGGAGAAGATCTACCGCCCGGCGAAGTGAGCCGCCTGACACCGGCGCTCGGTGCGGTCCACGGGTGGGCGAACGGACAGATTCAGCCGGACATTGCCGGAGGCTGGGCGGCCAACCCGACTGAAAAGCCACGGAACGTGCAGATGGTGACGGACATCATGTCAGCTCCCAGAACCTTCGACATCCGCAGATTCCCGCGCCTGGCGGACCGCTTCGACGTCGAACGGAACTCGTTCGGACTGATCCGGCTGGTCTTCGCGCTCGGCGTCCTGCTGGCACACGCCCGGCCACTCGGCTACGCGCTCGCGCCCCTCGGCGCAAGGATCTCCGCCAACCAGAGCGACCTCGGCACGTTGGCTGTGCAGGGGTTCTTCGTCCTCTCTGGTTTCCTCGTCGCCGGCAGCGCGCTCAGGCACTCCCTGCCACGCTATCTGTGGCACCGCACGCTGCGCATTTTCCCGGCGTTCTGGACCTGCCTGTTGGTGACCGCCCTGATCATGGCGCCGCTCGTCGCGCTTGCTGAGGGTCGGCCACTACGCGAGTTCTGGACCCATCACGAGGGCCCGATCAGCTACCTGGCCACAAACTGGTTTACATCGATGAACCAGTTCACGATCTCCGGTCTGCTCTCCCAAACCCCTTACGGGCAGGCCATGGGAGGACCGAGCGCCTTTGACGGTTCGCTGTGGACACTCCGCTACGAACTGGCCTGCTATCTCCTGGTCGGGGTCCTCGCCGCCACCGCCGTGCTGCGCCAGGCACCCCGCGCGCTCATCGCGCTGCTGGCCGGCACTTACATACTGATACTGCGCGACTTCGCCGCCGCGCCCGGCTGGGCCGTCCGGCCGGCTGGCGTGGACCAGATCGGCCCCTTCCCGCTGATCGGCTCCTTCGCCCCCACCTGGCTGCTCTACTTCAGCTTCCTGTTCCTCCTCGGCGCGACGGCCCGCGTCTACATGCACCGCATACCGATGGACGGCAAAATGGCGGCCGTTGCCGCCGCCATCATGACGGCCAGTCTGGTCGTCGGAGGGTTCGCCGTAGTTGGCCTACCCTGCCTTGCATACCTTGTCATCTTTGCAGGTGTCGCGCTTCCTGAGCGTTTCACTCGGATCGGCCGCAAGCGCGACTACTCGTACGGAATCTACGTCTACGGATTTCCCGTCCAGCAGATCGTCGCGCTGTTCGGCGGTGCGCAACTCGGCCTGACAGGCTACATCGCACTGTCCCTGGCCGGCACCCTGGCTCTCGCCGCCGCCTCCTGGCACCTCATCGAAGAACCCGCCATGACACTACGCAACGCCACACCCAGCCAATTCCCGACCCCATTCCGCCGCCTCTCACGCATCCTCCACACGCCCGCCTCCCTCCTCGCCGCACCGCGGCATTCACCATCGGACAAAGCGGCAGAAGACCCCGCTTCCACACCAATCCCGATGCGCACCTCGGACGAGGAACACAAACCCCAACAACGACCACAACCCAAACATGCAAATGAAACCCGAATCTTGGAAGACGTCTGATTCACATATTTTTCCCAGCAACAAGAGGTTGGTCATATTTCGGCTACCGAGGTCCGCCAAGCCGATGTTTGGGTTCGATGCGCACCGTGGTCGGGTCGAACCCACGTCCCTTCCGCCCGGACGGCAGATTCGTGACCGTCATCAGCCGGTCGATCACCACCCGACGGCCCGCTGCGCCCGCAA
The sequence above is a segment of the Solwaraspora sp. WMMD406 genome. Coding sequences within it:
- the wecB gene encoding UDP-N-acetylglucosamine 2-epimerase (non-hydrolyzing) translates to MTVLVGTRPEAIKCAPLVRALTGDPRLTCEVVGTGQHRAPVVEALVPFGVQPSRLFELERSSGSLPELAAALTTAADRELRRSRPAAVVVHGDTLTALIGGLVAFWNGIPVVHLEAGLRTQDIHQPFPEEVNRSVISRFASLHLAPTRTAALNLLNEKVPAQRIVITGNTVVDSLRYLIESGKAVPPAWVADVSHRRLVVMTLHRRENWGDGVRRICGAVRQIVERDSDTEVAVVTHPNPEVRSTLTGMLSGVRRVRLVDPLSYPSMVGLLARADLVITDSGGIQEEAATLGLRMLVTRDVTERAEVLHDGLGELVGTDPQLIVARALHALAQPNRVPLDRAPAHPALGDGRAAARAAEAIGHLLFPDTGKRLVNHEPMSTSMAMST
- a CDS encoding acyltransferase, coding for MSRLTPALGAVHGWANGQIQPDIAGGWAANPTEKPRNVQMVTDIMSAPRTFDIRRFPRLADRFDVERNSFGLIRLVFALGVLLAHARPLGYALAPLGARISANQSDLGTLAVQGFFVLSGFLVAGSALRHSLPRYLWHRTLRIFPAFWTCLLVTALIMAPLVALAEGRPLREFWTHHEGPISYLATNWFTSMNQFTISGLLSQTPYGQAMGGPSAFDGSLWTLRYELACYLLVGVLAATAVLRQAPRALIALLAGTYILILRDFAAAPGWAVRPAGVDQIGPFPLIGSFAPTWLLYFSFLFLLGATARVYMHRIPMDGKMAAVAAAIMTASLVVGGFAVVGLPCLAYLVIFAGVALPERFTRIGRKRDYSYGIYVYGFPVQQIVALFGGAQLGLTGYIALSLAGTLALAAASWHLIEEPAMTLRNATPSQFPTPFRRLSRILHTPASLLAAPRHSPSDKAAEDPASTPIPMRTSDEEHKPQQRPQPKHANETRILEDV